The proteins below are encoded in one region of Takifugu rubripes chromosome 1, fTakRub1.2, whole genome shotgun sequence:
- the LOC101079643 gene encoding uncharacterized protein isoform X3 — MAHDDNRNLKPRPAQMSPSLPSSRSRLQRKSQNMDDAGNDQENDLEEVIIGQDFRGSYRFSEVVVSWEPAQDKGGREDFTPSGIRDKNILHSWKRKKHDIEANCNETSKPKRHRLSVLRLSGKTGREGPSSPAHVYLQEDTLGRRVGRSAPSHICLGENINESQDFTSILLDDSGEDGREEPALVHENSKDLHLNNLDNSIVQFTVGANNLTEVLLPITGSSLEPVDVLGSPANTDPTEPIVLSSDEEEGVKRCDVPQRCSQMVHTQVSIGDAGMSPEEAKQQEEVSDSEDTELLAVAVVDVPPVAISPPSKDWSMLLSFSSLYCGDFHAKSNGNLKLTDQNFIIPLKDNSEQVEVVLSLERKELRRYSVWEQQEMEAQDIYFRCDKDPSPPTVLMLCVSQTAAEAVHWNLLNLCLKQDKNNDIEKASPFIVLSMEDPLEGMQGALFRSLLDIDCLNSLQESVLPGDADNIQLLKDFEAPFLSLDDSIELIRRTRRDSHLLGLLGLEKIDKDHDGLLCDQFQNPTPLIQLKGILRKGWIRTWRRRKERLRQNSSQQRKRENKRLNLLLRQKRNRRPCTPCAIVEPKDPTPCPCVNQTPAGLNIDIRALLTD, encoded by the exons ATGGCCCACGATGACAACAGGAATTTAAAACCTCGACCTGCCCAGATGTCACCCTCTCTACCCTCCTCAAG GTCACGGCTGCAGAGAAAATCACAGAATATGGATGATGCAGGTAATGATCAAGAAAATGATTTAGAGGAGGTGATCATCGGCCAGGACTTCAGAGGGAGCTACCGTTTCTCTGAAGTTGTTG TGAGTTGGGAGCCTGCTCAGGACAAAGGAGGCCGTGAAGACTTCACCCCTTCTGGCATCAGAGACAAAAATATCCTGCACAGTTGG aaaaggaaaaaacacgACATAGAAGCCAACTGCAATGAAACCAGCAAACCCAAACGCCACCGACTGAGCGTGCTTCGCCTGAGTGGAAAGACTGGAAGAGAAGGACCCTCATCTCCTGCTCATGTCTACCTGCAGGAAGATACACTGGGCAGAAGAGTGGGAAGATCAGCTCCTTCTCATATTTGTTTAGGAGAAAATATCAATGAAAGCCAAGATTTTACGAGTATTCTCCTCGATGATAGTGGGGaggatggaagagaagaaccgGCTCTGGTTCATGAAAACAGCAAAGATCTACATTTGAACAACCTGGACAACAGCATTGTACAGTTCACTGTGGGAGCTAACAATCTGACTGAAGTTCTGCTCCCAATCACTGGGTCCAGTTTAGAGCCTGTAGACGTTCTTGGCAGTCCAGCCAACACCGACCCAACTGAACCCA tTGTACTGtccagtgatgaggaggagggagtgaAACGCTGCGACGTTCCTCAACGCTGCAGCCAAATGGTCCACACACAGGTATCTATAGGAGATGCTGGAATGTCCCCAGAAGAAGCAAAGCAACAAGAAGAGGTGTCTGATAGTGAAGACACAGAG CTGTTGGCTGTGGCTGTTGTTGATGTTCCTCCAGTGGCAATCTCTCCCCCCAGTAAAGACTGGTCCATGCTGTTGTCCTTTTCCAGCCTCTATTGTGGAGATTTCCATGCAAAATCCAATGGAAACCTCAAG TTAACAGACCAAAACTTCATCATCCCTCTGAAAG ACAACAGTGAACAGGTGGAGGTGGTTTTGTCACTGGAGCGTAAAGAGTTGCGCAGGTACAGCGtgtgggagcagcaggaaatggaggCCCAGGACATTTACTTTAGGTGTGATAAGGACCCTTCTCCTCCTACTGTCctcatgctgtgtgtgtcccAAACCGCGGCTGAAGCCGTCCACTGGAACCTCCTCAATCTGTGTCTAAAACAAGACAAGAACAACGATATTG aaaaGGCGAGCCCCTTCATTGTGCTCAGTATGGAGGATCCTCTGGAGGGAATGCAGGGAGCATTATTTCGGTCTCTCCTTGATATTGACTGTCTCAACAGTCTTCAAGAATCAGTTCTTCCGGGTGATGCAGATAATATCCAACTTTTGAAAGACTTTGAGGCACCTTTTCTTTCCCTGGATGACAGCATAGAGCTGATCAGAAGAACTAGGAGGGACTCTCACCTACTGGGTCTACTGGGTCTAGAGAAGATTGACAAGGACCATGATGGTCTACTTTGTGACCAATTCCAAAACCCTACCCCCCTCATTCAGCTGAAGGGGATTCTCAGGAAAGGATGgatcaggacctggaggaggaggaaggagagattgAGACAGAATTCCagccagcagaggaagagagagaacaagaggTTAAATCTCCTGCTGCG ACAAAAGAGGAACCGACGTCCATGTACACCCTGTGCCATCGTAGAACCAAAGGATCCTACTCCATGTCCCTGTGTAAACCAGACCCCAGCTGGATTAAATATAGACATCAGAGCTTTGCTCACAG ATTAA
- the LOC101079643 gene encoding uncharacterized protein isoform X1, translating to MEQKRALKLPFAVDKDEKVSWTESTGLRSRHCDLQITNGGALFGHNQVAKNIQEMMSKEPFLILTDVLKSKEGRPYLERIKQQHSSHKQGQKEHQQCKEGFICKDRRASQRMAHDDNRNLKPRPAQMSPSLPSSRSRLQRKSQNMDDAGNDQENDLEEVIIGQDFRGSYRFSEVVVSWEPAQDKGGREDFTPSGIRDKNILHSWKRKKHDIEANCNETSKPKRHRLSVLRLSGKTGREGPSSPAHVYLQEDTLGRRVGRSAPSHICLGENINESQDFTSILLDDSGEDGREEPALVHENSKDLHLNNLDNSIVQFTVGANNLTEVLLPITGSSLEPVDVLGSPANTDPTEPIVLSSDEEEGVKRCDVPQRCSQMVHTQVSIGDAGMSPEEAKQQEEVSDSEDTELLAVAVVDVPPVAISPPSKDWSMLLSFSSLYCGDFHAKSNGNLKLTDQNFIIPLKDNSEQVEVVLSLERKELRRYSVWEQQEMEAQDIYFRCDKDPSPPTVLMLCVSQTAAEAVHWNLLNLCLKQDKNNDIEKASPFIVLSMEDPLEGMQGALFRSLLDIDCLNSLQESVLPGDADNIQLLKDFEAPFLSLDDSIELIRRTRRDSHLLGLLGLEKIDKDHDGLLCDQFQNPTPLIQLKGILRKGWIRTWRRRKERLRQNSSQQRKRENKRLNLLLRQKRNRRPCTPCAIVEPKDPTPCPCVNQTPAGLNIDIRALLTD from the exons ATGGAGCAGAAAAGAGCCTTGAAGCTTCCTTTTGCTGTTGATAAGGATGAAAAG GTTTCTTGGACAGAATCAACGGGTCTCAGAAGCAGGCATTGTGATTTACAAATCACAAATGGAGGTGCGCTGTTTGGACACAACCAGGTCGCCAAGAACATCCAGGAAATGATGAG cAAGGAGCCCTTTTTGATTCTGACAGATGTGCTGAAGAGTAAGGAGGGCAGGCCTTACTTAGAGAGAATCAAACAGCAACATAGCTCACACAAACAAGGACAAAAGGAGCATCAGCAGTGCAAAGAGGGCTTCATCTGCAAAGACAGGAGGGCCTCTCAGAGGATGGCCCACGATGACAACAGGAATTTAAAACCTCGACCTGCCCAGATGTCACCCTCTCTACCCTCCTCAAG GTCACGGCTGCAGAGAAAATCACAGAATATGGATGATGCAGGTAATGATCAAGAAAATGATTTAGAGGAGGTGATCATCGGCCAGGACTTCAGAGGGAGCTACCGTTTCTCTGAAGTTGTTG TGAGTTGGGAGCCTGCTCAGGACAAAGGAGGCCGTGAAGACTTCACCCCTTCTGGCATCAGAGACAAAAATATCCTGCACAGTTGG aaaaggaaaaaacacgACATAGAAGCCAACTGCAATGAAACCAGCAAACCCAAACGCCACCGACTGAGCGTGCTTCGCCTGAGTGGAAAGACTGGAAGAGAAGGACCCTCATCTCCTGCTCATGTCTACCTGCAGGAAGATACACTGGGCAGAAGAGTGGGAAGATCAGCTCCTTCTCATATTTGTTTAGGAGAAAATATCAATGAAAGCCAAGATTTTACGAGTATTCTCCTCGATGATAGTGGGGaggatggaagagaagaaccgGCTCTGGTTCATGAAAACAGCAAAGATCTACATTTGAACAACCTGGACAACAGCATTGTACAGTTCACTGTGGGAGCTAACAATCTGACTGAAGTTCTGCTCCCAATCACTGGGTCCAGTTTAGAGCCTGTAGACGTTCTTGGCAGTCCAGCCAACACCGACCCAACTGAACCCA tTGTACTGtccagtgatgaggaggagggagtgaAACGCTGCGACGTTCCTCAACGCTGCAGCCAAATGGTCCACACACAGGTATCTATAGGAGATGCTGGAATGTCCCCAGAAGAAGCAAAGCAACAAGAAGAGGTGTCTGATAGTGAAGACACAGAG CTGTTGGCTGTGGCTGTTGTTGATGTTCCTCCAGTGGCAATCTCTCCCCCCAGTAAAGACTGGTCCATGCTGTTGTCCTTTTCCAGCCTCTATTGTGGAGATTTCCATGCAAAATCCAATGGAAACCTCAAG TTAACAGACCAAAACTTCATCATCCCTCTGAAAG ACAACAGTGAACAGGTGGAGGTGGTTTTGTCACTGGAGCGTAAAGAGTTGCGCAGGTACAGCGtgtgggagcagcaggaaatggaggCCCAGGACATTTACTTTAGGTGTGATAAGGACCCTTCTCCTCCTACTGTCctcatgctgtgtgtgtcccAAACCGCGGCTGAAGCCGTCCACTGGAACCTCCTCAATCTGTGTCTAAAACAAGACAAGAACAACGATATTG aaaaGGCGAGCCCCTTCATTGTGCTCAGTATGGAGGATCCTCTGGAGGGAATGCAGGGAGCATTATTTCGGTCTCTCCTTGATATTGACTGTCTCAACAGTCTTCAAGAATCAGTTCTTCCGGGTGATGCAGATAATATCCAACTTTTGAAAGACTTTGAGGCACCTTTTCTTTCCCTGGATGACAGCATAGAGCTGATCAGAAGAACTAGGAGGGACTCTCACCTACTGGGTCTACTGGGTCTAGAGAAGATTGACAAGGACCATGATGGTCTACTTTGTGACCAATTCCAAAACCCTACCCCCCTCATTCAGCTGAAGGGGATTCTCAGGAAAGGATGgatcaggacctggaggaggaggaaggagagattgAGACAGAATTCCagccagcagaggaagagagagaacaagaggTTAAATCTCCTGCTGCG ACAAAAGAGGAACCGACGTCCATGTACACCCTGTGCCATCGTAGAACCAAAGGATCCTACTCCATGTCCCTGTGTAAACCAGACCCCAGCTGGATTAAATATAGACATCAGAGCTTTGCTCACAG ATTAA
- the LOC101079643 gene encoding uncharacterized protein isoform X2 — MMSKEPFLILTDVLKSKEGRPYLERIKQQHSSHKQGQKEHQQCKEGFICKDRRASQRMAHDDNRNLKPRPAQMSPSLPSSRSRLQRKSQNMDDAGNDQENDLEEVIIGQDFRGSYRFSEVVVSWEPAQDKGGREDFTPSGIRDKNILHSWKRKKHDIEANCNETSKPKRHRLSVLRLSGKTGREGPSSPAHVYLQEDTLGRRVGRSAPSHICLGENINESQDFTSILLDDSGEDGREEPALVHENSKDLHLNNLDNSIVQFTVGANNLTEVLLPITGSSLEPVDVLGSPANTDPTEPIVLSSDEEEGVKRCDVPQRCSQMVHTQVSIGDAGMSPEEAKQQEEVSDSEDTELLAVAVVDVPPVAISPPSKDWSMLLSFSSLYCGDFHAKSNGNLKLTDQNFIIPLKDNSEQVEVVLSLERKELRRYSVWEQQEMEAQDIYFRCDKDPSPPTVLMLCVSQTAAEAVHWNLLNLCLKQDKNNDIEKASPFIVLSMEDPLEGMQGALFRSLLDIDCLNSLQESVLPGDADNIQLLKDFEAPFLSLDDSIELIRRTRRDSHLLGLLGLEKIDKDHDGLLCDQFQNPTPLIQLKGILRKGWIRTWRRRKERLRQNSSQQRKRENKRLNLLLRQKRNRRPCTPCAIVEPKDPTPCPCVNQTPAGLNIDIRALLTD; from the exons ATGATGAG cAAGGAGCCCTTTTTGATTCTGACAGATGTGCTGAAGAGTAAGGAGGGCAGGCCTTACTTAGAGAGAATCAAACAGCAACATAGCTCACACAAACAAGGACAAAAGGAGCATCAGCAGTGCAAAGAGGGCTTCATCTGCAAAGACAGGAGGGCCTCTCAGAGGATGGCCCACGATGACAACAGGAATTTAAAACCTCGACCTGCCCAGATGTCACCCTCTCTACCCTCCTCAAG GTCACGGCTGCAGAGAAAATCACAGAATATGGATGATGCAGGTAATGATCAAGAAAATGATTTAGAGGAGGTGATCATCGGCCAGGACTTCAGAGGGAGCTACCGTTTCTCTGAAGTTGTTG TGAGTTGGGAGCCTGCTCAGGACAAAGGAGGCCGTGAAGACTTCACCCCTTCTGGCATCAGAGACAAAAATATCCTGCACAGTTGG aaaaggaaaaaacacgACATAGAAGCCAACTGCAATGAAACCAGCAAACCCAAACGCCACCGACTGAGCGTGCTTCGCCTGAGTGGAAAGACTGGAAGAGAAGGACCCTCATCTCCTGCTCATGTCTACCTGCAGGAAGATACACTGGGCAGAAGAGTGGGAAGATCAGCTCCTTCTCATATTTGTTTAGGAGAAAATATCAATGAAAGCCAAGATTTTACGAGTATTCTCCTCGATGATAGTGGGGaggatggaagagaagaaccgGCTCTGGTTCATGAAAACAGCAAAGATCTACATTTGAACAACCTGGACAACAGCATTGTACAGTTCACTGTGGGAGCTAACAATCTGACTGAAGTTCTGCTCCCAATCACTGGGTCCAGTTTAGAGCCTGTAGACGTTCTTGGCAGTCCAGCCAACACCGACCCAACTGAACCCA tTGTACTGtccagtgatgaggaggagggagtgaAACGCTGCGACGTTCCTCAACGCTGCAGCCAAATGGTCCACACACAGGTATCTATAGGAGATGCTGGAATGTCCCCAGAAGAAGCAAAGCAACAAGAAGAGGTGTCTGATAGTGAAGACACAGAG CTGTTGGCTGTGGCTGTTGTTGATGTTCCTCCAGTGGCAATCTCTCCCCCCAGTAAAGACTGGTCCATGCTGTTGTCCTTTTCCAGCCTCTATTGTGGAGATTTCCATGCAAAATCCAATGGAAACCTCAAG TTAACAGACCAAAACTTCATCATCCCTCTGAAAG ACAACAGTGAACAGGTGGAGGTGGTTTTGTCACTGGAGCGTAAAGAGTTGCGCAGGTACAGCGtgtgggagcagcaggaaatggaggCCCAGGACATTTACTTTAGGTGTGATAAGGACCCTTCTCCTCCTACTGTCctcatgctgtgtgtgtcccAAACCGCGGCTGAAGCCGTCCACTGGAACCTCCTCAATCTGTGTCTAAAACAAGACAAGAACAACGATATTG aaaaGGCGAGCCCCTTCATTGTGCTCAGTATGGAGGATCCTCTGGAGGGAATGCAGGGAGCATTATTTCGGTCTCTCCTTGATATTGACTGTCTCAACAGTCTTCAAGAATCAGTTCTTCCGGGTGATGCAGATAATATCCAACTTTTGAAAGACTTTGAGGCACCTTTTCTTTCCCTGGATGACAGCATAGAGCTGATCAGAAGAACTAGGAGGGACTCTCACCTACTGGGTCTACTGGGTCTAGAGAAGATTGACAAGGACCATGATGGTCTACTTTGTGACCAATTCCAAAACCCTACCCCCCTCATTCAGCTGAAGGGGATTCTCAGGAAAGGATGgatcaggacctggaggaggaggaaggagagattgAGACAGAATTCCagccagcagaggaagagagagaacaagaggTTAAATCTCCTGCTGCG ACAAAAGAGGAACCGACGTCCATGTACACCCTGTGCCATCGTAGAACCAAAGGATCCTACTCCATGTCCCTGTGTAAACCAGACCCCAGCTGGATTAAATATAGACATCAGAGCTTTGCTCACAG ATTAA